GGAGAGCCGGCTCGAGCCATTTCCGGCGGACGAACGCAGCAGGGGATAAAGAGGACCGATCGCGTATGGCGCTGACCGTGCAGAATAACTTTCGCGTTCGACGGAATTTCGGAAAGATCAACAAGATCGCGGAGATCCCCAACCTCATCGCGATCCAGAAGTCGAGCTACGACAAGTTCCTGCAGGCCGACGTCCCCCCCGAGAAGCGCGACGACACCGGGCTGCAGGGGGTCTTCAAGTCGGTCTTCCCGATCAAGGACTTCAACGAGACGAGCTCGCTCGAGTTCGTGAGCTACCACCTCGAGAAGCCCAAGTACGACGTCGACGAGTGCCACCAGCGCGGCATGACGTTCTCCGCGCCGATCAAGGTGGTCGTGCGCCTGGTCGTCTGGGACAAGGACGAGGAGACCGGCGCGCAGTCCATCCGCGACGTCAAGGAGCAGGAGGTCTACTTCGGCGAGATCCCGCTCATGACGGACAACGGGACCTTCATCATCAACGGGACCGAGCGCGTCGTGGTGAGCCAGCTGCACCGCTCCCCGGGCGCCTTCTTCGACCACGACAAGGGCAAGAGCCACTCGTCGGGCAAGATCCTGTTCAACGCCCGCATCATCCCGTACCGCGGCTCGTGGATCGACTTCGAGTTCGACCACAAGGACATCCTCTACGTGCGCATCGACCGGCGCCGCAAGCTGCCCGCGACGGTGCTGCTGCGCGCGCTCGGCGCGGTGCCCGACACGGCCAAGAAGGACCCGGTCGACTTCCGCGGCACGGCCGAGGAGATCCTCAAGTACTACTACGACACCGAGATCATCCGGATCGAGGGGAAGGGGAAGTACGAGAAGGACCTCAACCCCGAGCTGCTCAAGGGCCAGCGCGCCACGCGCGACATCAAGGACCCGAAGACCGGCGAGGTGATCGTCAAGAAGAACCGGAAGTACACCGAGGGCGCGATCAAGAAGCTGGTCGCCGCCAAGCTGAAGTCGCTGCCCATCGAGGCGGAGGAGGTCCACACCAAGATCTCCGCCGAGGACGTGGTCGACGAGGCGACCGGCGAGGTGCTGCTCGAGGTGAACGAGGAGGTCACCGAGGAGAAGGTCGAGGAGCTGCGCAAGCGCGACATCAAGGAGCTGCGCGTCCTCTTCATCGACAACCTCAACGTCCTCCCGTCGCTCCGCGACACGCTCATGCAGGACAAGATCTCCACGCCCGAGGAGGCGATCATGGAGATCTACAAGCGCCTCCGCCCGGGTGATCCGCCGACCCCGGAGACGGCGACGAACCTGTTCGTCAACCTGTTCTTCAACGCCGAGCGGTACGACCTGTCGAAGGTCGGCCGGCTCAAGCTCAACTACAAGTTCGGGATCGACGAGCCGCTCGACAACCAGGTGCTGACGAAGCGCGACGTGCTCGAGGTGGTGCGCTTCCTCATCGACCTCAAGAACGGCAAGCCCAACAAGGACATCGACGACATCGACCACCTCGGCAACCGCCGCGTCCGCGCGGTGGGCGAGCTGCTCGAGAACCAGTACCGCATCGGTCTCGTCCGCATGGAGCGCGCGATCAAGGAGCGCATGAGCCTCCAGGAGATCGAGACGCTCATGCCGCACGATCTCATCAACGCGAAGCCGGTGACGGCCGTCATCAAGGAGTTCTTCGGCTCGTCGCAGCTCTCGCAGTTCATGGATCAGACGAACCCGCTCTCCGAGGTCACGCACAAGCGGCGCCTCTCCGCCCTCGGGCCGGGCGGCCTCACCCGCGAGCGCGCCGGCTTCGAGGTGCGCGACGTCCACTCCACGCACTACGGCCGCATCTGCCCCATCGAGACGCCGGAAGGCCCGAACATCGGCCTCATCGCGTCGCTCTCGACCTACGCGCGCGTCAACGAGTACGGCTTCGTCGAGACCCCCTACCGGAAGGTGGAGAAGGGCCGCGTCACCGACGAGGTGAAGTTCTACTCGGCGCTGGAGGAGGAGCAGCACATCATCGCGCAGGCCAACGCTCCGGTGGACAAGAAGGGCAACTTCACCGGCGCCCAGGTCTCCTGCCGCAAGCACGGTGAGTACGTGCAGGCGAAGCCGGAGGACGTGGACCTGATGGACGTGTCGCCGAACCAGCTCGTCTCGGTGGCCGCCTCGCTGGTGCCGTTCCTCGAGAACGACGACGCCAACCGCGCCCTCATGGGCTCGAACATGCAGCGCCAGGCGGTGCCGCTGCTCCGCACCGACGCGCCGCTGGTCGGCACCGGCATCGAGGCCATCGTCGCCCGCGACTCGGGCGTGACGGTGGTGGCGAAGCGCGACGGCGTGGTGCAGTCCGTCGACGCGGCCCGCATCGTGGTGAAGGCGGACGTGGCGACCTCGACCACCGACGTGGCCAACGAGGTCGACATCTACAACCTCATCAAGTACCAGCGCTCGAACCAGAACACCTGCATCAACCAGAAGCCCATCGTGAAGCCGGGCGAGCGGGTGAAGAAGGGCGACGTCATCGGCGACGGGCCGGCCACCGAGATGGGCGAGCTCGCGCTCGGCCAGAACGTGGTCGTCGCCTTCATGCCGTGGCAGGGCTACAACTTCGAGGACTCGATCCTGCTCTCGGAGCGCCTGCTCAAGGAGGACGTCTACACCTCGATCCACATCGAGGAGTTCGAGTGCATCGCGCGCGACACCAAGCTCGGCAAGGAGGAGATCACGCGCGACATCCCGAACGTCGGTGAGGAGGCCCTCAAGGACCTCGACGAGTCGGGCATCATCCGCATCGGCGCCGAGGTGAAGCCGGGCGACATCCTGGTCGGCAAGATCACGCCCAAGGGCGAGACCCAGCTCTCCCCCGAGGAGAAGCTGCTCCGCGCCATCTTCGGCGAGAAGGCCGGCGACGTCCGCGACAGCTCGCTGCGCGTGCCGCCGGGCGTCTCCGGCACCGTCATCAACGCCAAGGTCTTCAGCCGCAAGGGCGTCGACAAGGACGAGCGCGCCAAGGCCATCGAGGAGATGGAGGAGGCGAAGCTCCTCAAGGACCAGAACGACGAGATCCGCATCATCCAGGACTCGGCGTACGGCAAGATCCGCCGGCTGCTGGTGGGCAAGGAGGTCTCAGCCCGCCTGGTCGACGACCAGGGCAACCAGCTCCTCAAGAAGGGCGACGTCCTCTCGGACGAGCTGCTCGACGCCATCCCGCAGCGCTACTGGGGCGAGATCGCGGCGCCGTCCGAGGTGCAGGACAAGGTCCGCAAGGTGGTCCAGAACTTCGAGGAGCAGCGCGAGCTCATCAAGCTGCTGTTCGGGGAGAAGATCGGCCGCCTCAAGAAGGGCGACGAGCTGCCGCCGGGCGTCATCAAGATGGTGAAGGTGTACGTCGCCATCAAGCGCAAGCTGGCCGTCGGCGACAAGATGGCCGGCCGCCACGGCAACAAGGGCGTCGTCTCCCGCGTGCTGCCCGAGGAGGACCTGCCGTACCTCGAGGACGGCACCCCGGTCGACATCGTCCTCAACCCGCTGGGCGTGCCGTCGCGCATGAACGTGGGCCAGATCCTGGAGACGCACCTGGGCTGGGCCGCGCTCAACGTCGGCAAGCGCATCCAGGAGATGATCGAGAAGAAGTTCGGCCCCGAGCAGATCCGGAAGGGCCTGAAGAAGGTCTTCCCCGGCGACGACGTCCGCACCGAGAAGATCGCCCAGCTCATCGACGAGGTGCCGGACAAGGAGCTGCCGCGCCTGGCCGAGAAGTTCATGCGGGGCGCGCACGTGGCGACGCCGGTGTTCGACGGCGCCCAGGAGGACGAGATCACCGGGCTGCTCTCCACCGGCGGGTGCACCATGCAGTCGGTGCTCTTCGACGGGCGCACCGGCGAGCCGTTCGACGCCGACGTCACGGTGGGCGTCATGTACATGCTGAAGCTGCACCACCTCGTGGACGAGAAGATCCACGCCCGGAGCATCGGGCCGTACTCGCTCGTCACCCAGCAGCCGCTGGGCGGCAAGGCGCAGTTCGGCGGTCAGCGGCTCGGCGAGATGGAGGTGTGGGCCATGGAGGCGTACGGCGCCGCCTACTCGCTGCAGGAGTTCCTGACCGTGAAGTCCGACGACGTGGTCGGCCGCACCCGGATGTACGAGGCCATCGTCAAGGGCGAGAACACGCTGGAGTCGGGCCTGCCCGAGTCCTTCAACGTGCTCATCAAGGAGATGCAGAGCCTCGCGCTCGACGTGGAGCTGCTCGAGTCGCCCGAGGCGCAGCGCGAGCGCGAGCTCCAGGAGGCCTCCGCCACGGCGGGCGATCCGCTCGCCCCTCGGCCGGAGAAGAAGACGGCGTAAAGGTTCGGGAGGGGGCCCCGCGCAGCGGGGGAGGGGCGTAGCCCCTCGAGCCGGGGCGCCTGAGGGGGTGCGGCGGAGCCGCTCCCGAAGGCGCACGGGACCCGGCGGGCAGGAGTGGGGCCCCGGCGAGCTTGGCTCGACGGGGCGAGGGCGCAGCCCTCGAAAGGATCAACGTGAAGGACATCTTCAATTTCTTCGAGAAGCCGAAGGACCCGCTCTCGTTCTCGGCCATGCGCATCTCGCTGGCCAGCCCGGACAAGATCCGGCAGTGGTCGCACGGCGAGGTCAAGAAGCCGGAGACGATCAACTACCGCACGTTCAAGCCGGAGCGGGACGGCCTCTTCTGCGCGAAGATCTTCGGCCCCGTGAAGGACTACGAGTGCAACTGCGGCAAGTACAAGCGCATGAAGCACCGCGGGGTGGTGTGCGAGAAGTGCGGCGTCGAGGTGATCCAGTCCAAGGTGCGCCGCGAGCGCCTCGGGCACATCACGCTCGCCACGCCGGTGGCGCACATCTGGTTCCTGAAGAGCCTGCCGAGCCGCATCGGCAACCTGCTCGACATCACGCTCAAGGACCTGGAGAAGGTCCTGTACTGTGAGTCGTACATCGTCATCGACCCCAAGGAGTCCACGCTCCAGCGGGGCGAGCTCCTCTCCGAGGACCGCTACGGCAAGCTCCTCGACGAGCTGGGCGAGGACGCCTTCCTGGCCGGCATGGGCGGCGAGGCCGTCCTGCAGCTCCTGCGCGCCATCGAGGTGAACTCGCTCTCCGAGCTGCTCCGCAAGGAGATGCGCGAGGCCACCAGCGACGCCAAGCGGAAGAAGATCGCGAAGCGCCTCAAGGTGGTCGAGGCCTTCGTCGAGTCGGGCAACAAGCCCGACTGGATGATGCTCGAGGTCATCCCGGTCATCCCGCCCGACCTGCGCCCGCTGGTGCCGCTCGACGGCGGCCGCTTCGCGACCTCGGACCTCAACGACCTCTACCGGCGCGTCATCAACCGCAACAACCGCCTGAAGCGGCTCCAGGAGCTGAACGCCCCCGACATCATCATCCGCAACGAGAAGCGGATGCTGCAGGAGGCGGTGGACGCGCTCTTCGACAACGGGCGCCGCGGCAAGACCATCACCGGCCCGAACAAGCGCCCGCTCAAGTCGCTCTCCGACATGCTGAAGGGCAAGCAGGGCCGGTTCCGCCAGAACCTGCTCGGCAAGCGCGTCGACTACTCGGGCCGCTCCGTCATCGTGGTCGGCCCCGAGCTCAAGCTGCACCAGTGCGGCCTGCCGAAGATCATGGCGCTCGAGCTGTTCAAGCCGTTCATCTACAACAAGCTCGAGGAGAAGGGGTACGTCACCACCATCAAGAGCGCGAAGAAGATGGTGGAGAAGGAGCGCCCCGAGGTCTGGGACATCCTCGACGACGTGATCCGCGAGCACCCGGTGCTCCTGAACCGCGCCCCGACCCTGCACCGCCTCGGCATCCAGGCGTTCGAGCCGGTCCTCATCGAGGGCAAGGCGATCCAGCTCCACCCGCTCGTCTGCACCGCCTTCAACGCCGACTTCGACGGCGACCAGATGGCGGTCCACGTGCCGCTCTCCATCGAGGCTCAGATGGAGGCGCGCGTGCTCATGATGAGCACGAACAACATCCTCTCGCCCGCGCACGGCAAGCCCATCATCGTGCCGAGCCAGGACATCGTGCTCGGCATCTACTACATGACGCGCGAGCGTGCCTTCGCCAAGGGCGAGGGCAAGACCTTCGCGTCGCCGCAGGAGGTCCGCGCCGCCTACGACCAGGGCGAGATCGAGCTGCAGGCGAAGATCACCGTCCGCATGGACGGCAAGCGCGTCGACACCACGACCGGGCGCGTGCTGCTCTTCGACATCATCCCGAAGCGGCTGACCTTCGACGCCATCAACAAGGTGATGGACAAGAAGCAGCTCCAGAACCTCATCGACCTCACCTACCGCCTGTGCGGGGAGAAGGAGACCGTCCTCCTCGCCGACCGCGTGCGGTCCATGGGCTACGGCAACGCGACCAAGGCCGGCATCTCGATCGCGCTGTCGAACATGCACATCCCTCGGAAGAAGGGCGCCCTGCTCGACCGCGCCAGCGCCGAGGTGGCGGACATCGAGAACCAGTACACCGAGGGTCTCATCACCAAGGGCGAGCGGTACAACAAGGTCATCGACATCTGGGCGCAGGTCACCGAGGAGGTGGCCCAGGAGATGATGACCGAGATCGGGACCGAGACCGCCGTCGGGATCGGCAAGGACGGGAAGCGCGAGGAGCGCCGCCAGCCGTCCTTCAACCCGATCTACATCATGGCCGACTCGGGAGCCCGCGGCTCCGCCCAGCAGATCCGCCAGCTGGCCGGCATGCGCGGCCTCATGGCCAAGCCCTCGGGCGAGATCATCGAGACGCCGATCACCGCCAACTTCCGCGAGGGCCTCAACGTCCTCCAGTACTTCATCTCGACGCACGGCGCCCGCAAGGGCCTCGCCGACACGGCGCTCAAGACGGCCAACTCCGGCTACCTGACCCGCCGCCTGGTCGACGTGGCGCAGGACGCCATCATCACCGAGTACGACTGCGGCGCGATGGACGGCATCACCCTCGGCTCCCTGGTGGAGGGCGGCGAGATCATCGAGCCCATGGGCGAGCGCATCCTCGGCCGCGTGGCGCTGGAGGACATCGTCGACCCGTTCTCGAGCGCGGTGCTGGTGAAGGCGAACGAGGAGATCGACGAGGCCAAGGTCAAGGCGATCGAGAACGCCGGCATCGACAAGGTGCGCATCCGCTCGGTGCTGACCTGCCAGGCGCGGCGCGGCATCTGCGTCGAGTGCTACGGGCGAGACCTCGCCCGCGGGCGGAAGGTGAACATCGGCGAGGCGGTCGGCGTCATCGCCGCCCAGTCGATCGGCGAGCCGGGCACCCAGCTCACCATGCGCACCTTCCACATCGGCGGCGCGGCCTCCCGGCGCGCCGAGCAGTCCACGGTGGAGAACCGCAACCCCGGCGTCGTGAAGTTCTCGAACGTGAACGTGGCCAAGAAGAAGGATGGCACGCTCATCGTCATGAACCGCAACGGCGAGATCATCGTCGCCGACGACCAGGGCCGCGAGCGCGAGCGCTACGGCGTGGTCTACGGCGCCAAGGTGCTGGTCCGCGAGGGGCAGAAGATCGAGGGCAACACGCTGCTCGCCGAGTGGGATCCCTACTCGATGCCGATCATCACCGAGGTGGCCGGCCGCGTGAAGTACGGCGACCTCGTCGACGGCGTCACCTACACCGAGCAGCTCGACGAGGTGACCGGCCTCGCCCGCAAGGTGGTCATCGCCTCGAAGGACCCCGACGCGCGCCCGCGCGTGTCGATCAAGGACGACAAGGGCCAGACGCGCAACCTGCCCAACTCCGAGGCGCAGGCGCGCTACATGCTGCCCGAGGGCGCCAACATCGTGGTGAACGACGGCGACGAGGTCGACGCCGGCGAGATCATCGCCAAGATGCCGCGCGAGACCATGAAGACGAAGGACATCACCGGCGGTCTGCCGCGGGTGGCCGAGCTCTTCGAGGCCCGCAAGCCCAAGGAGCACGCCGTCATCTCCGAGATCGACGGCGTGGTGAGCTTCGGCAAGGACACCAAGGGCAAGCGCAAGGTCGTCATCACGCCCGAGGTGGACGGCAAGCTCCGCGGCGACCTGGGCAAGGAGTACCTGATCGGCAAGGGCAAGCACATCAGCGTGCACCAGGGCGACCGCGTCCGCGCCGGCGAGGCGCTCATGGACGGCGCCGCCAACCCGCACGACATCCTGAAGGTGCTCGGGGAGAAGGAGCTCGCGCACTACATGGTGGACGAGGTGCAGGAGGTCTACCGGCTCCAGGGCGTGAAGATCAACGACAAGCACATCGAGACCATCGTGCGGCAGATGCTGCGCCGCGTGCGGATCTCCGACGTGGGCGACACGAGCTTCCTCTCCGACGAGCAGGTCGAGAAGTTCGTGTTCGAGGAGGAGAACGACAAGGTGATGGCGGCCGGCGGGAAGCCGGCGCAGGGCGAGCCGCTGCTGCTCGGCATCACCAAGGCCTCGCTCTCCACCGAGTCGTTCATCTCGGCGTCCTCGTTCCAGGAGACGACCAAGGTGCTCACCGAGGCCGCCATCAGCGGCAAGGTGGACCACCTCCGCGGCCTCAAGGAGAACGTCATCATGGGCCGGCTCATCCCCGCCGGCACCGGGCTCGGCGCCTACAAGCACCTCGACATCGAGGTCGAGACGCCGGTCGACGCGGTGGAGCAGGCCGAGGAAGCGCTGGCGGTCGCCGGCGAGGACTAGCGGAAACTACCGCGGTCGGGTCGCACTCGAGGTCCGGTCCCTGATGGGGGCCGGACCTCGTGCTTTTCAGGTTGGCGTGTTGAGGGCAGGAGGCGAGGGCCTGGCAGGACGGCCTCTCGGGTGCTGTGCGATCGAGCACGCCCCATCGGAGACCGCCACCTTGATGACAAACAACTTTCGATGCTTACCCTTCTCGAACCTAGAGGCTCCGTCTGGGAGGCTAGCCAGAGGCTCGGCACGCTCCATATTCGCGCGACACCCTTCCGTTCTGGCTGGTGTGCGCTCCAGATGGCAACTGCCGATAATGCCCAGTCTCAGCGGGGCTGGACGAAGATTGACTCGACAGGTCCAGTATCTTAAACTGACGTTACGTAACCTACCCCCTCGGTCTTCCCAAGGTCTCGTCGCGTCGGAAAAGGTGAGGAAATGAGGACTGCCACCCCCCAGCGCAGCAGCAGAGAGTTCGAGGAGCTCGCCCCGTACCTCAAGGCCGTGCGCGACTACCCGCCGTTGACGCGCGAGGACGAGCACGCGCTCGCGCTGCGCGCTCGCCGCGGCGAGGGCTCCGCGAAGCAGAAGCTGGTCCGCCACAACCTCGCGTTCGTGGTCGCCATCGCCCGCAAGCAGCGCCGCGGGACGGTCCGGCTCGACGACCTCATCCAGGAGGGCAACGTCGGGCTCATGCGCGCGGTCGAGAAGTTCGATCCGCACGCCGGGACCCGCTTCTCGACCTACGCGGTGTGGTGGATCCGCGCCTACATCGGGAAGTACCTCAAGGAGGCGCGCTCCACCGTGCGGCCGCAGAGCGGCACGGTCGCGCAGCCGGACCTCTCGCTCGACAGCGCCATCGACGAGGAGGGGGACGTCACCCACCTCGAGCGCATCGAGGACGACGGCCCCGGGCCGGAGGACACCTACCTCTCGGCCGAGGGCGACCGCGAGGTGCGCGACGCGCTCGGCAAGGTGCGCAAGCGGATCGGCGAGCTGGGCTGGGACATCGTCCACAACCGGCTGCAGCAGGACTCGCCCAAGACGCTGGAGGAGATCGGCAAGCGCTGGGGCGTGTCGCGCGAGCGCGTCCGCCAGGTCGAGCTCAAGACGAAGCAGTTCCTGAACCGGTACCTCGAGCCGGTCGGGCACGACTCCGACCTGGAGAGCGCCGCCTAGCGGCGGCCCTCGGCTACTCGGTCCTTCCCGGGCCCGCCACCGCGCAGGTGGCGGGCCCGGTCTCGTCTCGGGCTCCGGCGCGGCGGTCCGCGCCTCGGTCGCGCCGGTCCGCGGCGCGGCGCCCCGCGCGCGCGGCCGCGTCCGGGGCCGCGACGATCCATGTCCCGGCGCCGGGCACGGGGGCTGCACCGTGCGTCCGGCATGGTCGAGCAAGAGGCGGCGCGGGGGGAGCGGCGACCGCCCGGCAGCCGCCGCATCCCGGCGCAGCTCTGGGACGCGGCGGCGGAGGCGCGCCGCCTGCGCGAGGAGGCGGCCGCCGAGGCCGGGCGCCTGCTCCAGGCGGCGCGTGAGGAGACGGAGAGGCTGCGGGCCGCGGCCGCAGAGGCTGGGAGGGAGGAGGGCCTCGCGCGCGCCACCGAGCTCGTCGCCCGCGCCGCGCTCGCGCGCGAGCGGCTCCTGGCGGGCGCGCGGGCGGAGCTGGCGGACCTCGCGCTCGAGCTGGCCCGCCGGATCGTGACGCGCGCCGCGGCGCTCGACCCCGAGGTGGTGATCGAGCTGGCGGGCCGCGCGCTCGAGGTCGCGCGCGGCCACTCCGCCCTGACCGTGCGCGCTCACCCGGAGGACCTCGCCGCCCTCCGCGCGGCCGAGCCGCGGCTCGCCGGCGGCGCGGGCGGGGGGCGCGCCCTCGCCTGGGCCGCTGATCCGGCGCTCGCGCGCGGCGAGGTGCGGGTCGAGACCGAGGCGGGCGCGGTGGACGCCCGCCTCGCGCCGCAGCTCGAGGCGCTCGGCCGCGCGCTGCGGGCCGAGGAGGACGGCTGGTGAGCCCGCTCGGCCTGCGCGCCCGCCTGGCGCGGGCGCCCGAGCGGGCGCCGCTCGCCTGGAGCGGGCGGGTGGTGGAGCTGACCGGCCTCGCGGTGCGCGCCGCCCTCGGCCCGGTCCGGCGGGGGGAGCTGTGCCTGGTCGCCCGCGGCTGCGCCCCGCCGCTGCCGGCGGAGGTGGTGGGCTTCCGCGGCGAGGAGGCGGTGCTCCTGCCGCTGGGCGAGACGCGCGGGCTGGCCCTCGGCGCGGCGGTCACGCCCACCGGGCGGCCGCTCTCCTTCGGCGCCGGGCGCGCGCTGCTGGGGCGGGTCCTCGACGGCCTCGGCCGGCCGATCGACGGGGGCCCCGCGCCGGTCGGGCTCGTCCCGTGGGCGGTGGAGCGCCCGGCGCCGCCCCCGCTCGCGCGCCGGCGGGTGTCGGCGCCGCTCGGGCTCGGCGTGCGCGCGCTCGACGCGCTCCTCACCGCCGGCGAGGGGCAGCGGCTCGGGCTGTTCGCCGGCGCCGGGGTCGGCAAGTCGACGCTGCTCGGGCAGATCGCGCGCGGCACGGCCGCGGAGGCGGTGGTGGTGGGGCTCGTCGGGGAGCGCGGCCGCGAGGTGCGGGACTTCGTGGAGGGGGCGCTCGGGCCGGAGGGGCTGGCGCGGAGCGTGGTGGTGGCGGCCACCAGCGACGCGCCGGCGCTGGTGCGCCTGCAGGCGGCGCACGTGGCCACCGCGCTGGCGGAGTGGTTCGCCGAGGTGGAGGGGCGGCGCGTGCTGCTGCTCCTCGACAGCCTCACCCGCTACGCGCGCGCGCAGCGGGAGGTCGGGCTGGCCGCGGGGGAGCCGCCGGCGCGCCAGGGCTACCCGCCGTCCGTGTTCGCGGCGCTGCCGCGGCTGCTCGAGCGCGCCGGGCAGCGCGCGCGGGGGACGGTGACGGCCGTCTACACGGTGCTGGTGGCGGGCGGGGATCTGGAGGAGCCCATCGCGGACGAGGTGCGCGGCATCCTCGACGGCCACGTGGTGCTCGATCGCGGCCTGGCCGCGCGCGGCCGGTTCCCGGCGGTGGACGTGCTGCAGAGCGTGTCGCGGGTCATGCCGCAGGTGGTGAGCGCGCGCCACGGGGCGCTGGCCGCGCGCGCGCGGCGGCTCCTCGCCGCGCTGGACCGGCAGCAGGATCTGCTCGCGCTCGGCGCCTACCGGGCCGGGAGCGATCCCGAGGCGGACGAGGCGCTCCTCCGCCGCGGGGCCCTGGAGCACCTCCTGGCGCAGGAGGCGGCGGAGGTGACGACGCTGGCGGAGGCGATCGCGGCGCTCGAGGAGGCGCTCGCGTGAGGACCGGCGGCGCGCTGGCGGCCCTGGTCGCGGTGCGGCGGCGCGAGGAGGAGCGGGCCGGGGCGGCGCTCGCGGAGGCGCTCGGGCGGGAGGAGCGCGCCCGCGCGGGTGCGCGGGCGGCCGCGGCGGCGCTGGCGGCCGGCCCGGCGCCGGGCCCGGCGGCGGCCG
This Anaeromyxobacter diazotrophicus DNA region includes the following protein-coding sequences:
- the rpoB gene encoding DNA-directed RNA polymerase subunit beta, encoding MALTVQNNFRVRRNFGKINKIAEIPNLIAIQKSSYDKFLQADVPPEKRDDTGLQGVFKSVFPIKDFNETSSLEFVSYHLEKPKYDVDECHQRGMTFSAPIKVVVRLVVWDKDEETGAQSIRDVKEQEVYFGEIPLMTDNGTFIINGTERVVVSQLHRSPGAFFDHDKGKSHSSGKILFNARIIPYRGSWIDFEFDHKDILYVRIDRRRKLPATVLLRALGAVPDTAKKDPVDFRGTAEEILKYYYDTEIIRIEGKGKYEKDLNPELLKGQRATRDIKDPKTGEVIVKKNRKYTEGAIKKLVAAKLKSLPIEAEEVHTKISAEDVVDEATGEVLLEVNEEVTEEKVEELRKRDIKELRVLFIDNLNVLPSLRDTLMQDKISTPEEAIMEIYKRLRPGDPPTPETATNLFVNLFFNAERYDLSKVGRLKLNYKFGIDEPLDNQVLTKRDVLEVVRFLIDLKNGKPNKDIDDIDHLGNRRVRAVGELLENQYRIGLVRMERAIKERMSLQEIETLMPHDLINAKPVTAVIKEFFGSSQLSQFMDQTNPLSEVTHKRRLSALGPGGLTRERAGFEVRDVHSTHYGRICPIETPEGPNIGLIASLSTYARVNEYGFVETPYRKVEKGRVTDEVKFYSALEEEQHIIAQANAPVDKKGNFTGAQVSCRKHGEYVQAKPEDVDLMDVSPNQLVSVAASLVPFLENDDANRALMGSNMQRQAVPLLRTDAPLVGTGIEAIVARDSGVTVVAKRDGVVQSVDAARIVVKADVATSTTDVANEVDIYNLIKYQRSNQNTCINQKPIVKPGERVKKGDVIGDGPATEMGELALGQNVVVAFMPWQGYNFEDSILLSERLLKEDVYTSIHIEEFECIARDTKLGKEEITRDIPNVGEEALKDLDESGIIRIGAEVKPGDILVGKITPKGETQLSPEEKLLRAIFGEKAGDVRDSSLRVPPGVSGTVINAKVFSRKGVDKDERAKAIEEMEEAKLLKDQNDEIRIIQDSAYGKIRRLLVGKEVSARLVDDQGNQLLKKGDVLSDELLDAIPQRYWGEIAAPSEVQDKVRKVVQNFEEQRELIKLLFGEKIGRLKKGDELPPGVIKMVKVYVAIKRKLAVGDKMAGRHGNKGVVSRVLPEEDLPYLEDGTPVDIVLNPLGVPSRMNVGQILETHLGWAALNVGKRIQEMIEKKFGPEQIRKGLKKVFPGDDVRTEKIAQLIDEVPDKELPRLAEKFMRGAHVATPVFDGAQEDEITGLLSTGGCTMQSVLFDGRTGEPFDADVTVGVMYMLKLHHLVDEKIHARSIGPYSLVTQQPLGGKAQFGGQRLGEMEVWAMEAYGAAYSLQEFLTVKSDDVVGRTRMYEAIVKGENTLESGLPESFNVLIKEMQSLALDVELLESPEAQRERELQEASATAGDPLAPRPEKKTA
- the rpoC gene encoding DNA-directed RNA polymerase subunit beta' — protein: MKDIFNFFEKPKDPLSFSAMRISLASPDKIRQWSHGEVKKPETINYRTFKPERDGLFCAKIFGPVKDYECNCGKYKRMKHRGVVCEKCGVEVIQSKVRRERLGHITLATPVAHIWFLKSLPSRIGNLLDITLKDLEKVLYCESYIVIDPKESTLQRGELLSEDRYGKLLDELGEDAFLAGMGGEAVLQLLRAIEVNSLSELLRKEMREATSDAKRKKIAKRLKVVEAFVESGNKPDWMMLEVIPVIPPDLRPLVPLDGGRFATSDLNDLYRRVINRNNRLKRLQELNAPDIIIRNEKRMLQEAVDALFDNGRRGKTITGPNKRPLKSLSDMLKGKQGRFRQNLLGKRVDYSGRSVIVVGPELKLHQCGLPKIMALELFKPFIYNKLEEKGYVTTIKSAKKMVEKERPEVWDILDDVIREHPVLLNRAPTLHRLGIQAFEPVLIEGKAIQLHPLVCTAFNADFDGDQMAVHVPLSIEAQMEARVLMMSTNNILSPAHGKPIIVPSQDIVLGIYYMTRERAFAKGEGKTFASPQEVRAAYDQGEIELQAKITVRMDGKRVDTTTGRVLLFDIIPKRLTFDAINKVMDKKQLQNLIDLTYRLCGEKETVLLADRVRSMGYGNATKAGISIALSNMHIPRKKGALLDRASAEVADIENQYTEGLITKGERYNKVIDIWAQVTEEVAQEMMTEIGTETAVGIGKDGKREERRQPSFNPIYIMADSGARGSAQQIRQLAGMRGLMAKPSGEIIETPITANFREGLNVLQYFISTHGARKGLADTALKTANSGYLTRRLVDVAQDAIITEYDCGAMDGITLGSLVEGGEIIEPMGERILGRVALEDIVDPFSSAVLVKANEEIDEAKVKAIENAGIDKVRIRSVLTCQARRGICVECYGRDLARGRKVNIGEAVGVIAAQSIGEPGTQLTMRTFHIGGAASRRAEQSTVENRNPGVVKFSNVNVAKKKDGTLIVMNRNGEIIVADDQGRERERYGVVYGAKVLVREGQKIEGNTLLAEWDPYSMPIITEVAGRVKYGDLVDGVTYTEQLDEVTGLARKVVIASKDPDARPRVSIKDDKGQTRNLPNSEAQARYMLPEGANIVVNDGDEVDAGEIIAKMPRETMKTKDITGGLPRVAELFEARKPKEHAVISEIDGVVSFGKDTKGKRKVVITPEVDGKLRGDLGKEYLIGKGKHISVHQGDRVRAGEALMDGAANPHDILKVLGEKELAHYMVDEVQEVYRLQGVKINDKHIETIVRQMLRRVRISDVGDTSFLSDEQVEKFVFEEENDKVMAAGGKPAQGEPLLLGITKASLSTESFISASSFQETTKVLTEAAISGKVDHLRGLKENVIMGRLIPAGTGLGAYKHLDIEVETPVDAVEQAEEALAVAGED
- a CDS encoding sigma-70 family RNA polymerase sigma factor; this encodes MRTATPQRSSREFEELAPYLKAVRDYPPLTREDEHALALRARRGEGSAKQKLVRHNLAFVVAIARKQRRGTVRLDDLIQEGNVGLMRAVEKFDPHAGTRFSTYAVWWIRAYIGKYLKEARSTVRPQSGTVAQPDLSLDSAIDEEGDVTHLERIEDDGPGPEDTYLSAEGDREVRDALGKVRKRIGELGWDIVHNRLQQDSPKTLEEIGKRWGVSRERVRQVELKTKQFLNRYLEPVGHDSDLESAA
- a CDS encoding FliH/SctL family protein, whose product is MVEQEAARGERRPPGSRRIPAQLWDAAAEARRLREEAAAEAGRLLQAAREETERLRAAAAEAGREEGLARATELVARAALARERLLAGARAELADLALELARRIVTRAAALDPEVVIELAGRALEVARGHSALTVRAHPEDLAALRAAEPRLAGGAGGGRALAWAADPALARGEVRVETEAGAVDARLAPQLEALGRALRAEEDGW